One region of Halomonas huangheensis genomic DNA includes:
- a CDS encoding NAD(P)/FAD-dependent oxidoreductase, with protein MSATSKHSASATEHAGSWYAASANPSPERPALAGDVTCDVCVVGAGFTGISSALHLAEKGLKVVVLEAARVGYGASGRNGGQIVNSYSRDMDVIEDKYGDETARALGDMAFEGNRIIRERIAGYGIDCDLREKNLFAACNARQLQGLKEHKQLWERYGNDQLELLEGEAYKREVTSDRYTGVLVDHSGGHIHPLNLVLGQAAALESLGGVIYEQSPVIKLEHGQPVTLRTRGGSIKAERVVLAGNAYMSGVMPELENKSMPCGTQIITTEPLGEDLAHALLPNNIAVEDCNYLLDYYRLTRDNRLIYGGGVNYGGEDPADIEAVIRPKMLKTFPQLRDTKVDYAWSGTFLMTLNRLPQFGVINDNVYYAQGYSGHGVTCTHLAGRLISEVMTGRDERFDAFAGLPHLPFPGGRMLRVPLSALGAWYYETRDKLGV; from the coding sequence ATGTCTGCGACGTCGAAGCATTCCGCGTCTGCTACCGAGCACGCCGGGTCCTGGTACGCGGCCTCAGCCAATCCATCACCGGAGCGCCCCGCCCTGGCAGGGGATGTCACTTGTGATGTCTGCGTTGTCGGTGCCGGTTTCACCGGAATTTCTTCGGCGCTGCATCTGGCCGAGAAGGGCCTCAAGGTCGTGGTGCTGGAAGCCGCTCGTGTCGGTTACGGTGCCTCCGGTCGCAACGGTGGCCAGATCGTCAACAGCTACAGCCGCGATATGGATGTCATCGAGGACAAGTACGGTGATGAGACCGCTCGTGCCTTGGGCGATATGGCGTTCGAGGGCAATCGTATCATCCGAGAGCGCATTGCCGGTTACGGTATCGATTGCGATCTGCGCGAAAAGAACCTGTTCGCTGCCTGCAACGCCCGGCAACTCCAGGGCCTCAAGGAGCACAAGCAACTCTGGGAGCGCTACGGCAACGATCAGTTGGAACTGCTGGAGGGCGAGGCCTACAAGCGGGAAGTCACCAGCGACCGTTATACCGGGGTGTTGGTCGATCACTCCGGCGGCCATATTCACCCGCTGAACCTGGTGCTGGGGCAGGCGGCGGCGCTGGAATCCCTCGGCGGAGTGATCTACGAGCAGAGTCCGGTGATCAAGCTTGAGCACGGCCAGCCGGTGACGCTGAGAACCCGAGGTGGTTCGATCAAGGCCGAGCGAGTGGTGCTGGCGGGTAATGCCTACATGAGTGGAGTGATGCCTGAGCTGGAGAATAAATCCATGCCCTGCGGCACTCAGATCATTACCACCGAGCCACTGGGTGAGGATCTGGCCCATGCGCTGTTGCCCAACAATATTGCCGTCGAGGACTGCAATTACCTGCTCGATTATTACCGCCTGACCCGTGACAACCGCTTGATCTACGGCGGCGGCGTCAATTATGGCGGCGAAGACCCGGCGGATATCGAAGCGGTGATTCGTCCCAAGATGCTCAAGACCTTCCCGCAGCTGCGTGACACCAAGGTCGACTACGCCTGGAGCGGGACCTTCCTGATGACCCTTAATCGTCTACCGCAATTCGGGGTGATCAACGACAACGTCTACTACGCCCAGGGCTACTCCGGCCATGGTGTGACCTGCACCCACCTGGCTGGACGCCTGATCAGTGAAGTCATGACCGGGCGCGACGAACGCTTCGACGCCTTCGCCGGACTGCCGCACCTGCCGTTCCCCGGTGGACGCATGCTGCGAGTGCCATTGTCAGCGTTGGGTGCGTGGTACTACGAAACACGCGACAAGCTGGGGGTCTAA
- a CDS encoding ABC transporter substrate-binding protein, with the protein MSLNKTRAALAISLGSMLLAGGAQAEEGKLYLFNWTQYMDPEIIEAFEEKFGVEVVQNYFNSNPELVSKLNAGGTSQYDIIVPSNYYIPRLIETGLVQKLDPSKLPNLENVMEQFRDPSYDPGSEYSAPYQWGVTGMVYNTETFPDAANSWSLLFDPDINVDYPFSLIQDGQVAVGAACASLGAGYECGDIESLKNAAHLLIETKNRDNFSGFADGTPTLQQLARGVVHAGMSFNGDYLFYKEEDPEAFANLTFAIPDEGAEMWVDSMMIPADAPNPDLAHKFINFILDAEVGAQLSNYNYYASPNEAARPYLDEVLTESPTQPTEEEMQRLHFTPSLKGEALQTFQQLWSEVKAR; encoded by the coding sequence ATGAGCCTCAACAAGACACGAGCTGCACTGGCAATTTCGCTCGGCAGCATGCTGCTGGCCGGCGGTGCGCAGGCTGAAGAGGGCAAGCTGTACCTGTTCAACTGGACCCAGTACATGGATCCCGAGATTATCGAGGCCTTCGAGGAGAAGTTCGGTGTGGAAGTGGTGCAGAACTACTTCAACTCCAACCCCGAGCTGGTCTCGAAGCTCAATGCCGGTGGCACGTCGCAATACGACATCATCGTGCCGTCCAACTACTACATTCCGCGCCTGATCGAGACCGGGCTGGTGCAGAAGCTGGATCCGTCGAAACTGCCCAACCTGGAAAATGTCATGGAGCAGTTCCGCGACCCGTCCTACGACCCCGGCTCCGAGTATTCGGCGCCCTATCAGTGGGGCGTGACCGGCATGGTCTACAACACCGAAACCTTCCCGGATGCGGCCAACAGCTGGTCACTGCTGTTCGATCCTGACATCAATGTCGATTACCCGTTCTCGCTGATTCAGGACGGCCAGGTAGCAGTAGGCGCCGCCTGTGCCTCACTGGGAGCGGGCTATGAGTGTGGCGATATTGAATCCTTGAAGAATGCTGCGCACCTGCTGATCGAAACCAAGAACCGCGACAACTTCTCCGGCTTCGCCGATGGCACCCCGACCTTGCAGCAGCTGGCTCGTGGTGTCGTGCATGCGGGGATGTCGTTCAACGGGGATTACCTGTTCTACAAGGAAGAAGACCCTGAGGCATTTGCCAACCTGACCTTCGCGATTCCTGATGAAGGTGCAGAGATGTGGGTCGACTCGATGATGATTCCGGCCGACGCACCCAACCCTGATCTGGCCCATAAGTTCATCAACTTCATTCTTGATGCCGAGGTCGGCGCCCAGTTGTCGAACTACAACTATTACGCCAGCCCCAATGAGGCTGCGCGCCCTTATCTCGATGAAGTGTTGACGGAGTCTCCGACTCAGCCCACCGAAGAGGAGATGCAGCGCCTGCATTTCACGCCAAGCCTCAAGGGCGAAGCACTGCAGACCTTCCAACAGCTCTGGTCAGAGGTAAAGGCTCGGTAA
- a CDS encoding ABC transporter permease gives MSNSNTLAVGRSQAMVREARHLLFTVTPGAAWIVLFLVLPSVYLMAVAFMTNGPYGLPQMPLSLESFKQLAGFGFLGWSPGNIYTLLRSLWQTFLATALVVIVAYPIAYYISTCRDKWRPLMLLAVVVPSWTNQVIRAFGWMNLLAPGTPLSGFAEMLGMIPPNMGLYPSNFAVTLGLAYNFLPFMVLPLYAAFEKLDTAQVEAAQDLYASPIKAFWHAVFPQTLPGLLAGVVLVAIPAFGMYVIPELLGGGKGLMLGNLVATQFSGGSNWPLGAAGAILMLIATFIGLFAMRRIGKRLGGGEEVVI, from the coding sequence ATGTCGAATAGCAATACTCTTGCCGTCGGTCGCAGCCAGGCCATGGTGCGCGAAGCACGCCACCTGCTGTTTACCGTCACTCCGGGGGCCGCCTGGATCGTGTTGTTTCTGGTGTTGCCCAGCGTCTACCTGATGGCCGTGGCCTTCATGACCAACGGTCCCTATGGCCTGCCGCAGATGCCGCTGTCACTGGAATCCTTCAAGCAACTGGCGGGGTTTGGTTTCCTCGGTTGGAGTCCAGGCAATATCTACACATTGCTGCGCTCACTGTGGCAGACCTTTCTCGCCACCGCGCTGGTGGTGATCGTGGCTTATCCCATCGCCTATTACATCAGCACCTGCCGCGACAAATGGCGTCCGCTGATGTTGCTCGCGGTGGTGGTACCTTCCTGGACCAATCAGGTGATTCGCGCCTTCGGCTGGATGAACCTGCTGGCGCCGGGGACACCATTGTCGGGTTTCGCCGAGATGCTGGGCATGATCCCTCCCAACATGGGGCTGTACCCTTCGAATTTTGCCGTGACCCTCGGGTTGGCCTACAACTTCCTGCCGTTCATGGTGCTGCCGCTTTACGCTGCCTTCGAAAAGCTGGATACCGCTCAGGTTGAGGCCGCCCAGGACCTCTATGCCTCACCGATAAAGGCCTTCTGGCACGCTGTTTTCCCGCAGACGTTACCGGGTCTGCTGGCGGGGGTTGTGCTGGTCGCGATTCCGGCATTCGGTATGTATGTCATCCCTGAGCTGTTGGGCGGTGGTAAAGGACTGATGCTGGGCAACCTGGTCGCTACCCAATTCTCCGGTGGTTCCAACTGGCCGCTGGGCGCAGCGGGCGCCATTCTGATGTTGATCGCGACTTTTATCGGGTTGTTTGCCATGCGTCGCATCGGTAAACGCCTGGGTGGCGGCGAGGAGGTGGTGATATGA
- a CDS encoding HesA/MoeB/ThiF family protein: protein MVDRDLLRYSRQIMLNEVDIEGQQRLLDAHALVIGAGGLGSPVALYLAAAGVGRLTIADDDLVEISNLQRQIAHAEADLGINKADSASASARALNPGCRVTAIDHRLQAEELRAVVSQADVVLDCTDRFSSRYAINQACVSARVPLVSGAAIRFGGQLAVFDSRDAESPCYACLYPPDDQGDEALSCAESGVIAPLVGVIGSFQALEALKLLSGAGRPHQGLSTFDGLAGEWRHFRVPKDPACTVCGCKRS, encoded by the coding sequence ATGGTCGATCGGGATCTGCTGCGCTACAGCCGGCAGATCATGCTCAATGAAGTGGATATCGAGGGCCAGCAGCGCCTGCTGGATGCTCATGCGTTGGTGATCGGTGCCGGCGGGCTCGGCTCTCCGGTGGCGTTGTACCTGGCGGCTGCCGGAGTGGGGCGCTTGACCATCGCCGATGATGACCTGGTGGAGATCTCCAACCTCCAGCGTCAAATTGCCCATGCCGAGGCGGACCTGGGTATCAACAAGGCCGATTCTGCATCAGCGTCCGCCCGGGCTCTCAATCCCGGCTGCCGAGTTACCGCCATCGATCATCGTCTACAGGCCGAGGAGCTGCGCGCTGTTGTCAGCCAGGCAGACGTAGTGCTGGATTGTACCGATCGCTTCTCCAGCCGCTATGCGATCAATCAGGCCTGCGTGTCGGCACGAGTGCCATTGGTGTCCGGTGCTGCCATCCGCTTTGGCGGTCAGTTGGCCGTCTTTGATTCACGCGACGCGGAGAGCCCCTGCTATGCGTGTCTGTATCCCCCTGACGATCAGGGCGATGAGGCATTGTCCTGTGCCGAGAGTGGCGTGATTGCACCGCTGGTCGGGGTCATCGGCAGCTTTCAGGCGCTGGAAGCGCTCAAGCTGCTCAGTGGCGCTGGTCGGCCGCATCAGGGCCTGTCGACCTTCGATGGCCTGGCTGGCGAATGGCGCCACTTCCGGGTGCCGAAAGACCCTGCCTGTACCGTCTGTGGTTGCAAGCGCTCATGA
- a CDS encoding glutamine synthetase family protein: MSNRQETPALNDWFTQNGITEVESLVTDLTGILKGKIMPAGKYLNGGRPRLPDSIFIQTVTGGYPDDEDIRFWNPAERDMELVPDPNAVYLVPWAEDPTAQIIHDCYYLTGEPVDLSPRHVLKRVLDLYAARGWKPVVAPEVEFYLVKTNTDSDYPLEPPIGRTGRQESSRQSFSIDAVNEFDPLFEEMYDYCEAMNLDLDTLIHEEGAGQMEVNFQHGDPVMLADQVVMFKRVLRETALRHGMYATFMAKPMATEPGSSMHIHQSLVDPDSGDNLFAGEDGQPSRLFHHFIGGLQRYLPAALPLLAPNVNSYRRLMRSDHSGSAPVNVEWGMDNRTVGLRVPVSSPSATRVENRLAGADANPYLVMAASLACGYLGMLGQIEARPPMVGSAWAGGSKLADDIGPALDMLRECSELAGILGERFTNSYLAVKRAEHRAYFQVISSWEREHLLLRV; the protein is encoded by the coding sequence ATGAGTAACCGCCAGGAAACACCAGCACTCAACGACTGGTTTACACAAAACGGCATTACCGAGGTCGAGAGTCTCGTCACGGATCTCACTGGTATCCTCAAGGGCAAGATCATGCCTGCGGGCAAGTACCTCAACGGCGGGCGTCCTCGGCTCCCGGACTCGATCTTCATCCAGACCGTGACCGGGGGCTACCCCGATGATGAAGACATCCGCTTCTGGAACCCCGCTGAGCGGGATATGGAACTGGTGCCTGACCCCAATGCCGTGTACCTGGTCCCCTGGGCTGAAGATCCCACCGCCCAGATCATTCATGACTGTTACTACCTGACCGGCGAGCCGGTCGATCTGTCGCCGCGCCACGTACTCAAGCGCGTCCTCGATCTTTATGCTGCTCGTGGCTGGAAGCCGGTAGTCGCGCCGGAGGTCGAGTTCTATCTGGTCAAGACCAATACCGATTCGGATTATCCGCTCGAGCCGCCCATCGGTCGCACAGGGCGGCAAGAAAGCAGTCGGCAGTCGTTTTCCATCGATGCGGTCAATGAATTTGATCCGTTGTTCGAGGAGATGTACGACTACTGCGAGGCGATGAACCTTGATCTGGATACCCTGATCCATGAAGAAGGCGCCGGGCAGATGGAAGTCAACTTCCAGCACGGCGACCCGGTGATGCTTGCCGACCAGGTAGTGATGTTCAAACGCGTGCTGCGTGAGACGGCACTGCGTCACGGCATGTACGCCACCTTCATGGCCAAGCCGATGGCGACCGAGCCCGGCAGCTCCATGCATATTCACCAGAGCCTGGTCGATCCTGATAGCGGCGATAATCTGTTTGCCGGTGAAGATGGTCAGCCCAGCCGCTTGTTCCATCATTTCATTGGTGGCTTGCAGCGTTACCTTCCGGCAGCACTGCCGCTGCTGGCGCCCAACGTCAATTCCTACCGCAGACTGATGCGCAGCGACCACAGCGGCTCAGCGCCGGTGAACGTCGAATGGGGCATGGACAATCGTACGGTGGGTTTGAGGGTGCCGGTATCATCGCCGTCGGCAACTCGAGTCGAGAACCGACTCGCGGGAGCCGATGCCAACCCCTATCTGGTCATGGCGGCCTCGTTGGCATGCGGCTATCTCGGTATGTTGGGGCAGATCGAAGCGCGCCCACCGATGGTTGGGTCCGCCTGGGCCGGCGGCAGCAAACTGGCGGATGACATTGGCCCGGCACTGGATATGTTGCGTGAATGCTCGGAGCTGGCCGGGATTCTCGGCGAGCGCTTTACCAACAGCTATCTGGCGGTCAAGCGTGCCGAGCACCGCGCCTACTTCCAGGTGATCAGTTCCTGGGAGCGGGAGCACCTGTTGCTGCGAGTGTAG
- a CDS encoding ABC transporter ATP-binding protein, giving the protein MTDITNAADAPGHVGDATPSREDAEAESRQQRGASSITMSGLHKRFGRDAVALDGVDLTIEAGEFFTLLGPSGCGKTTLLRILAGLEEADEGQLNIGGKDVTDVAPHHRSVNTVFQSYALFPHLSVRENLAFGLKMKGMPAAERERKVAEIAQFIKLGDLIDRRIDQLSGGQRQRIALARALVCEPDVLLLDEPLSALDAGLRSQLQVELLRVQKRLGMTFVFVTHDQDEAMVMSDRIAVLNGGKIQQVGAPREVYEHPANAFVARFMGHGNLYSVTARSGNQLTTELGELEVEQDAGGALVLIRPETLDLKLGHVEGRNHLHGRISERLYRGSHAEFRLELAGTSLQAVVNNRGKHMPDVGDEVTVVVAPEDLVTLSE; this is encoded by the coding sequence ATGACCGATATCACGAATGCTGCCGATGCCCCCGGGCATGTGGGTGACGCGACCCCCTCGCGCGAGGATGCCGAGGCGGAGAGTCGTCAGCAGCGCGGTGCTTCATCGATCACCATGAGTGGACTGCACAAGCGCTTCGGGCGTGATGCGGTGGCGCTGGATGGCGTGGACTTGACCATCGAAGCCGGGGAGTTCTTTACCCTGCTCGGGCCTTCCGGCTGTGGCAAGACAACACTGTTGCGGATTCTGGCGGGTCTCGAAGAGGCCGATGAAGGACAACTGAATATCGGTGGCAAGGATGTCACCGATGTGGCGCCACACCACCGTAGCGTCAACACGGTGTTCCAGTCCTATGCACTCTTCCCGCATCTCTCGGTGCGTGAGAATCTCGCCTTCGGCCTCAAGATGAAAGGAATGCCGGCAGCAGAGCGCGAGCGGAAGGTCGCCGAAATCGCGCAGTTCATCAAGCTTGGCGATCTCATCGATCGGCGTATCGATCAGCTCTCGGGAGGGCAGCGTCAGCGTATTGCCCTGGCACGAGCGTTGGTCTGCGAGCCGGATGTATTGCTGCTTGATGAACCGCTATCGGCGCTGGATGCGGGGCTTCGCAGTCAATTGCAGGTTGAGCTGCTGCGGGTCCAGAAGCGTCTCGGCATGACCTTCGTATTCGTGACTCACGATCAGGACGAGGCCATGGTCATGTCCGACCGTATCGCGGTGCTCAATGGCGGCAAGATCCAGCAGGTTGGGGCGCCGCGCGAAGTCTATGAGCACCCGGCCAATGCCTTTGTGGCACGCTTCATGGGGCATGGCAATCTGTACTCGGTGACCGCACGCAGTGGCAACCAACTGACCACCGAGCTTGGAGAGTTGGAAGTGGAACAGGACGCCGGTGGTGCTCTGGTGCTGATTCGCCCGGAGACGCTGGATCTCAAGCTCGGCCATGTCGAGGGGCGTAACCATCTCCATGGCCGCATTAGCGAGCGGCTCTACCGGGGTAGTCATGCGGAGTTTCGCCTCGAACTGGCCGGCACCAGCCTGCAGGCTGTGGTCAACAACCGCGGCAAGCATATGCCGGATGTTGGCGATGAAGTGACGGTAGTGGTAGCGCCGGAAGATCTTGTGACGCTCAGCGAGTGA
- a CDS encoding NAD(P)/FAD-dependent oxidoreductase, translating into MTVSSSSATPASWYRDSIAVELDPTPPLEGDVRTDVCVIGAGVTGCSTALHLAERGYRVVLLEALTVGHGASGRSGGQILPGLGTDIGTVEKALGRSAARDIWEMSREAVRLTADLVERHEIPCDLAWGYLHAAVKPRHVHELRQWQESMARDYDYTSMEWREGEELRQHVVTDAYPAALWESEGGHLHPLNYTLGLARAAQRAGVSLHQYSPVVDIDYSDPATVTTERGRVIADHVVLATNAYGDRLVPKMSGRIMRAANYMIATEPMSEAQASQVLPRNDALSDANFVLDYYRLSADRRLIYGGQVSYDGNPPRDLDQRIDGKIRRLFPVLDDIDIQYRWGGDVAITLNRAPDFGRLAPNIYYAQGYSGHGMALAGMAGKLLAETISGQSERFDIFAAMPHRTFPGGRWLRTPLLVLATTFYKLRDRL; encoded by the coding sequence ATGACAGTTTCTTCGTCGTCCGCGACCCCTGCTTCATGGTACCGCGACTCCATCGCGGTTGAGCTTGATCCCACCCCTCCCCTGGAAGGTGACGTACGCACCGATGTCTGTGTGATTGGCGCTGGTGTGACCGGCTGCTCCACTGCCCTGCATCTCGCCGAGCGTGGCTATCGAGTGGTATTGCTCGAGGCCCTGACTGTTGGTCATGGTGCGTCCGGCCGTAGCGGCGGGCAGATCCTGCCCGGTCTGGGAACCGATATCGGCACTGTCGAGAAGGCTCTAGGCCGCTCGGCCGCTCGCGACATCTGGGAAATGAGTCGCGAGGCAGTACGCCTTACCGCTGACCTGGTTGAACGCCACGAGATTCCCTGTGACCTCGCCTGGGGGTATCTGCATGCCGCCGTCAAACCTCGCCATGTGCATGAGCTCCGCCAATGGCAGGAGAGCATGGCTCGCGACTATGACTACACCAGCATGGAGTGGCGCGAAGGCGAGGAACTACGGCAGCACGTAGTGACCGATGCCTACCCGGCAGCCCTCTGGGAGAGTGAAGGTGGTCATCTGCATCCTCTCAATTACACCCTGGGGCTGGCGCGTGCCGCTCAACGGGCCGGTGTCAGCCTGCATCAGTACAGCCCTGTGGTCGATATCGACTACAGCGACCCGGCAACGGTGACCACCGAACGCGGTCGGGTCATTGCCGATCATGTGGTACTGGCCACCAATGCCTACGGCGACCGGCTGGTACCGAAAATGAGTGGCCGTATCATGCGTGCCGCCAACTACATGATCGCCACCGAGCCAATGAGTGAAGCCCAGGCCAGTCAGGTGCTACCACGCAATGATGCCCTGTCGGATGCCAACTTTGTCCTCGACTACTATCGTCTCTCTGCGGATCGACGCCTGATATACGGCGGTCAGGTCAGTTACGACGGTAATCCGCCTCGCGACCTGGATCAGCGGATAGATGGCAAGATTCGTCGGTTGTTCCCGGTCCTCGACGATATCGATATCCAGTATCGCTGGGGGGGAGACGTGGCGATCACCCTGAACCGTGCTCCCGACTTCGGTCGTCTGGCGCCCAATATCTATTATGCGCAGGGGTATTCCGGTCACGGCATGGCACTCGCCGGCATGGCCGGCAAGCTGTTGGCGGAAACCATCAGTGGACAGAGTGAGCGCTTCGATATCTTCGCTGCCATGCCGCACCGGACCTTCCCCGGTGGGCGTTGGCTACGAACCCCATTGCTGGTACTGGCGACTACCTTCTACAAGCTTCGTGACCGCCTGTGA
- a CDS encoding polyamine ABC transporter substrate-binding protein yields MKTMHSSWIIGRGLGAGLLLAGVAMSVNAQETQLNLFNWTDYMDPEIIEDFEAESGIEVVQNYFNSNSELMAKLTAGGDAQYDIVMPSDYMVPRLVGAELLQPLSDDGDSLEGVDNILEDFRSPDYDRENRYTVPYQWGVTGIVYNTETFPEPDPSWGLLYDSEVNGEYPFAMLKGDGQFNFGTICAWLGKGFDCVGQQPWVEAAKVVVETRQRPNFVGFVDALAAIDQVSSGVIHAGVAYNGDVAGKKAADPELYANVGFFVPQEGSQRWVDVMAIPARAPHPEAARAFIEYMLRPEVAAKLSNYNMYTSPNGAAQSMLDAALREPPVMPDDETRARLSLTPSVDGEQLELLQQLWSEARSR; encoded by the coding sequence ATGAAGACAATGCACAGCAGCTGGATCATCGGGCGTGGGCTTGGGGCCGGATTGCTACTGGCGGGCGTGGCTATGTCCGTCAATGCTCAGGAAACCCAGCTCAACCTGTTCAACTGGACCGACTACATGGACCCCGAAATCATCGAGGATTTCGAGGCCGAGTCGGGGATTGAAGTCGTGCAGAACTACTTCAACTCCAATTCCGAATTGATGGCCAAACTCACCGCCGGCGGCGATGCCCAGTACGATATCGTGATGCCATCCGATTACATGGTGCCACGTCTGGTCGGTGCGGAATTGTTGCAGCCGTTGTCTGATGATGGCGATAGCCTGGAGGGGGTGGATAACATCCTCGAGGACTTCCGCTCACCGGACTACGATCGCGAAAACCGCTACACCGTGCCTTACCAGTGGGGTGTCACCGGTATCGTCTACAACACCGAGACCTTCCCTGAGCCTGATCCCAGTTGGGGCCTGCTGTACGACTCTGAGGTCAATGGTGAGTATCCGTTTGCCATGCTGAAGGGGGACGGTCAGTTCAATTTCGGCACCATTTGCGCCTGGTTGGGCAAGGGGTTCGATTGCGTGGGCCAGCAGCCGTGGGTCGAGGCGGCCAAGGTTGTGGTTGAGACACGTCAGCGTCCCAACTTCGTGGGCTTTGTGGATGCGCTCGCCGCGATCGATCAGGTGTCCAGTGGTGTGATTCATGCCGGGGTGGCCTACAACGGAGATGTCGCCGGCAAGAAAGCCGCAGACCCCGAGCTTTATGCCAATGTCGGCTTCTTCGTGCCGCAGGAAGGCTCGCAGCGTTGGGTGGACGTGATGGCGATACCGGCGCGTGCACCGCACCCAGAAGCAGCACGGGCCTTCATCGAGTACATGTTGCGCCCGGAGGTGGCCGCCAAACTGTCGAACTACAACATGTATACCTCACCCAATGGTGCCGCTCAGTCGATGCTGGATGCTGCCCTGCGTGAGCCGCCGGTGATGCCGGATGATGAGACGCGTGCACGACTTTCCTTGACGCCCAGTGTTGATGGCGAGCAGCTCGAGTTGTTGCAGCAGTTGTGGTCGGAAGCACGTTCACGCTGA
- a CDS encoding ABC transporter permease, whose amino-acid sequence MNKRAMRRGLTGFWWLTVVFLYLPLAVVVLFSFNASNSAARITGFSLRWYHQLLGNEQIMSAFSNTLILAVISSLIALVIGCMIGYGMYRHRHRKLGWLIILIYLPIVLPDIVFGISEMAFFVQFHRLTGMLQPGLTTMIIAHVTFQIPFVALIIYSRFVGLDPSLFEAAKDLYASPVKRVVHFMLPTIKPALISAFFLSFTLSVDDFVISFFTSGPESATLPIYIWGAIKKGISPEINAIATLMISAVALAAVFSLMFNRRRA is encoded by the coding sequence ATGAACAAGCGTGCAATGCGTCGCGGCCTGACGGGCTTCTGGTGGTTGACGGTAGTGTTCCTCTATCTGCCGCTCGCGGTGGTGGTGCTGTTCTCCTTCAATGCTTCCAATAGTGCCGCAAGGATCACGGGCTTCTCGTTGCGCTGGTATCACCAGCTGCTGGGCAACGAGCAGATCATGTCTGCCTTCAGCAATACGCTGATTCTGGCGGTGATTTCATCACTGATCGCGTTGGTGATCGGCTGCATGATCGGCTACGGCATGTATCGTCACCGGCACCGCAAGCTGGGGTGGTTGATCATCCTGATCTATCTGCCGATCGTGCTGCCTGACATCGTATTCGGTATCTCGGAAATGGCCTTTTTTGTCCAGTTCCATCGCCTGACCGGAATGCTGCAGCCGGGGCTGACGACGATGATCATCGCCCACGTGACCTTCCAGATTCCCTTCGTGGCGCTGATTATCTACTCGCGCTTTGTCGGCCTGGATCCCTCGCTGTTTGAAGCGGCCAAGGATCTGTATGCCTCTCCGGTCAAGAGGGTCGTGCACTTCATGCTGCCGACCATCAAGCCGGCCTTGATCTCGGCATTCTTCCTGTCCTTTACCCTGTCGGTGGATGACTTCGTCATCAGCTTCTTCACCTCGGGACCGGAAAGTGCCACCTTGCCCATCTATATCTGGGGCGCGATCAAGAAGGGTATCTCGCCGGAGATCAATGCCATTGCCACACTGATGATCAGTGCCGTGGCGCTGGCGGCGGTGTTCAGCCTCATGTTCAACCGTCGCCGTGCCTGA
- a CDS encoding LysR family transcriptional regulator has product MKPSRPHQSPVTDFDIRLLRVFKAVAECGGFSAAEGELGISRSAISLHMGDLEKRLGLKLCRRGRGGFALTEEGREVLEGARRLLAGLEAFRSEVNALHHSLRGELNIGITDTLVSSPEMRITHALADLKQQGPDVRINMMMEPPGEIARAVVDGRLHVGVVPAVNLPASVETRDLYEEISRLYCGCEHPLFSATQEPSLEQLAHWDAVVPSYPLSEAGREQHSWLKSSASASDREGAAFLILTGAYVGYLPDHQARAWVAEGRLRPLCEESGWYSTPFVAITRRDRRPHRVLDVFLDALASVDLR; this is encoded by the coding sequence ATGAAACCGTCGCGCCCCCACCAGAGTCCGGTCACCGACTTCGATATTCGTCTGCTGCGAGTCTTCAAGGCGGTTGCTGAATGCGGTGGCTTCTCGGCCGCTGAAGGGGAACTGGGGATCAGCCGTTCGGCCATCAGTCTGCATATGGGCGATCTGGAGAAGCGACTGGGATTGAAGCTGTGTCGCCGTGGGCGCGGTGGTTTCGCCCTGACCGAGGAAGGCCGTGAGGTGCTGGAAGGCGCGCGGCGTTTACTGGCGGGACTGGAAGCCTTCCGCAGCGAGGTCAATGCGCTGCACCACAGCTTGCGCGGTGAGTTGAATATCGGCATTACCGACACCCTGGTAAGTTCTCCGGAGATGCGCATCACCCACGCCCTGGCAGATCTCAAGCAGCAGGGGCCCGATGTCCGCATCAACATGATGATGGAGCCACCGGGAGAGATCGCGCGAGCCGTGGTCGACGGGCGACTGCATGTTGGCGTGGTACCGGCTGTTAACCTGCCGGCCAGTGTCGAAACCCGCGATCTGTATGAGGAGATCTCGCGGCTCTATTGTGGATGTGAGCATCCTCTGTTCTCCGCCACGCAGGAGCCGAGCCTCGAGCAATTGGCGCACTGGGATGCAGTGGTGCCGTCCTACCCATTGTCGGAGGCAGGACGCGAGCAACATTCCTGGCTCAAGAGCAGTGCATCCGCTTCGGATCGTGAAGGTGCTGCATTCTTGATTCTTACCGGTGCTTATGTCGGCTACCTCCCGGACCATCAGGCACGTGCCTGGGTGGCGGAAGGGCGGTTGCGACCGCTCTGCGAGGAGAGCGGTTGGTATTCGACACCCTTTGTCGCCATCACCCGCCGTGATCGGCGTCCACACCGTGTGCTGGATGTCTTCCTCGACGCACTTGCCAGCGTTGATCTTCGTTGA